The Miscanthus floridulus cultivar M001 chromosome 17, ASM1932011v1, whole genome shotgun sequence genome has a window encoding:
- the LOC136515698 gene encoding uncharacterized protein: MRLCEATSSERSRVRCVLVIFANRDSGRVRAASGTLSIPAGFCIQSEVMLPKKHSSGNEKRKKKRRIEALKESQKGSIHKFFKSNTSTTRNSDEWAIVAVEDQTTQQEDQSRIEDNVGIDTDDNNVSDHEPIFNSPTTKSTRVDEEPVFTIDMYDPVNWDNLNNKARDILVEKGPIREENIVFPMDARSRRFAYTHYSRKMSNGKVRDRKWLVYSKSVDKVFCFCCKLFGSSIRKSSLGHDGFRDWSHVSERLKEHEVSVDHMTNMNSWNELRVRLSKHETIDKELQHQITKEKERIRLVLLRIVAIVKFLGKRSLAFRGSSEQLYNDVNGNFLACCEMVAEFDLVMQDHLRRIQNKELQYHYLSHKIQNELISLMASRITSSIINIVKETKYFSVILDCTPDVSHQEQMSLLVRCVDMSDEKIKIGEYFLGFLKVDDTSGEGLFNVLVDSIKSFGLNVDDIRGQGYDNGSNMKGKHKGHIEGMVNYFQNYRNTGFADSVVAATEIALEMGVEASFPVKRHSVRKKQFDETECNEAILQAEKDFETFYFLVMVDMAISSLKNRFKELQSFNEKFGFLMNSTSLKAMDGADLKDHCIKFAKTFSSDGSSDVDVNDMISELAVMQSTLSDKPMSAMEIFEFVTEAYCYPNIFIAYRILFTMPVTVASAERTFSKLKLLNNYLRSVMSQERLNGLATLCIEKKLLDEIDI, encoded by the exons ATGCGACTATGCGAGGCTACAAGCAGCGAGCGATCCCGTGTGCGGTGCGTCTTGGTGATCTTCGCGAATCGTGACTCCGGGCGAGTGCGAGCGGCCAGCGGCACTCTGTCTATTCCTGCTGGTTTTTGTATACAAAG TGAAGTCATGTTGCCCAAAAAACATTCATCTGGAaatgagaaaagaaaaaagaagagaaggataGAGGCCTTGAAAGAATCACAAAAGGGATCTATTCATAAATTTTTTAAGAGCAATACAAGCACTACAAGAAATTCAGATGAATGGGCAATAGTTGCTGTGGAGGATCAAACTACGCAACAAGAAGATCAAAGCCGTATAGAAGATAATGTTGGCATCGACACGGATGATAATAATGTGAGTGACCATGAGCCCATATTTAATTCTCCTACGACGAAATCTACTCGtgttgatgaagaaccagtttttACTATTGATATGTATGATCCAGTAAATTGGGACAATCTTAATAACAAAGCAAGGGACATATTAGTGGAGAAGGGGCctattagagaagaaaatattgtGTTTCCAATGGATGCCAGATCAAGACGTTTTGCATACACTCATTATTCTAGGAAAATGAGCAATGGCAAGGTACGTGATAGGAAATGGTTGGTCTATTCAAAAAGTGTTGACAAAGTGTTTTGCTTTTGTTGTAAATTGTTTGGTTCTAGTATCCGCAAGAGTTCATTGGGGCATGATGGCTTTAGAGATTGGAGTCATGTTAGTGAAAGACTAAAAGAGCATGAAGTTAGCGTGGATCATATGAccaacatgaactcttggaatgaATTGAGAGTTAGATTAAGCAAACATGAAACAATTGACAAGGAGTTGCAACATCAAATCACAAAGGAGAAAGAACGCATAAGGCTAGTTCTACTAAGAATTGTTGCCATTGTAAAGTTTCTTGGTAAACGCAGTTTAGCTTTTAGaggatctagtgagcaactttacaatgatgtgaatggtaatttcttAGCTTGTTGTGAGATGGTTGCTGAATTTGACTTGGTAATGCAAGACCACCTTAGACGCATTCAAAACAAAGAGCTACAATATCATTATCTTAGTCATAAAATTCAGAATGAGTTGATTTCACTTATGGCTTCTAGAATTACAAGCTCCATCATAAACATTGTTAAAGAGACCAAATATTTCTCAGTTATTCTTGATTGTACCCCAGATGTGAGTCACCAAGAACAAATGAGCTTGTTGGTTCGATGTGTTGATATGTCTGATGAGAAAATAAAAATTGGGGagtactttcttggtttcttgaaGGTGGATGACACATCTGGTGAGGGGCTTTTCAATGTATTAGTTGACTCCATCAAATCATTTGGCCTTAATGTTGATGATATTAGAGGTCAAGGTTATGACAATGGCTCTAATATGAAAGGAAAACATAAGGGG CATATAGAAGGTATGGTGAATTACTTTCAGAACTATAGAAATACTGGGTTTGCTGATAGTGTGGTTGCTGCCACAGAAATAGCACTTGAAATGGGAGTAGAGGCATCATTTCCAGTAAAGCGTCATTCTGTTAGGAAGAAACAATTTGATGAAACTGAATGCAATGAAGCTATCTTGCAAGCTGAGAAGGATTttgaaactttttattttttggtTATGGTTGATATGGCAATTAGTTCATTGAAAAACAGATTTAAAGAACTACAGTCATTCAATGAAAAATTTGGATTTCTAATGAATTCAACATCCTTGAAGGCAATGGATGGTGCTGATCTAAAAGACCATTGCATTAAATTTGCAAAAACTTTCTCTTCAGATGGTTCATCGGATGTTGATGTAAATGACATGATTTCTGAGTTAGCTGTTATGCAGTCTACTCTATCAGATAAGCCAATGTCTgctatggagatttttgagtttgtcACAGAAGCGTATTGTTATCCTAATATTTTTATTGCTTATCGGATCCTATTCACTATGCCTGTGACTGTGGCCTCAGCTGAAAGAACATTTTCAAAGCTGAAATTATTGAATAATTATTTGAGGTCTGTAATGTCCCAAGAAAGATTAAATGGTTTGGCAACTTTATGCATCGAGAAGAAATTATTAGATGAAATTGATATTTAG
- the LOC136517366 gene encoding polygalacturonase inhibitor 1-like codes for MAVTARLGAVVACVVLAAVAVAPRPAAGILDPVDFLALQAVRRSLDDMPGSEFFDGWDFTADPCGFSGVFCDGDRVAALALGDPRAGSPGLTGRLDPALGRLSALTELSLVPGRVEGELPASLASCSNLRFLAVSKNLLSGPIPDGFSALSNLRTLDVSFNQISGTIPPSIAALPSITNLILCHNQLTGGVPSFPDSSPLLRLDLKHNALSGGVPTLPAGLQYLSLSVNKLTGTVDQVLPRLTRLNFLDLSMNQLEGPIPASVFSLPLSVLQLQRNFFAGRVQPSNDVTIPMVDLSYNRFWGQLSPLLAGVGQLYLNNNRFTGEVPARLVQELVGSGGLQVLYLQHNFLTGIEISPSSSLPSTVSLCLMYNCMVPPVYAPCPIKAGSQNTRPADQCPEWRG; via the coding sequence ATGGCGGTGACCGCGCGGCTCGGCGCCGTCGTGGCGTGCGTCGTCTTGGCGGCCGTGGCGGTGGCGCCGCGGCCGGCGGCGGGGATCCTTGACCCGGTCGACTTCCTGGCACTGCAGGCCGTGCGGCGGTCGCTGGACGACATGCCCGGCTCCGAGTTCTTCGACGGCTGGGACTTCACCGCCGATCCGTGCGGGTTCTCCGGCGTGTTCTGCGACGGGGACCGGGTGGCGGCGCTCGCGCTCGGCGACCCCCGGGCGGGGTCTCCGGGGCTGACGGGGCGGCTGGACCCAGCGCTGGGCCGTCTGTCCGCGCTCACCGAGCTCTCGCTCGTGCCCGGGCGCGTCGAGGGGGAGCTCCCGGCGTCGCTTGCGTCGTGCTCGAATCTCCGCTTCCTGGCGGTCAGCAAGAACCTCCTCTCCGGCCCGATACCGGACGGCTTCAGCGCGCTGTCCAACCTCCGGACGCTCGACGTCAGCTTCAATCAGATCTCCGGCACCATCCCGCCGTCCATCGCCGCGCTGCCGTCGATCACCAACCTCATCCTCTGCCACAACCAGCTTACCGGCGGCGTCCCGTCGTTCCCGGACTCGTCCCCGCTCCTCCGGCTGGACCTCAAGCATAATGCGCTCTCCGGCGGCGTGCCCACCCTGCCGGCCGGGCTGCAGTACCTCTCGCTGTCCGTGAACAAGCTCACCGGCACGGTCGACCAGGTGCTGCCCCGGCTGACCCGGCTCAACTTCCTCGACCTCAGCATGAACCAGCTGGAGGGCCCGATCCCGGCGTCGGTGTTCTCGCTGCCGCTGTCCGTGCTGCAGCTGCAGCGCAACTTCTTCGCGGGGCGCGTGCAGCCGTCGAACGACGTGACGATCCCGATGGTGGACCTGAGCTACAACCGGTTCTGGGGCCAGCTCTCGCCGCTGCTGGCGGGCGTCGGGCAGCTGTACCTGAACAACAACCGGTTCACCGGCGAGGTCCCAGCGCGGCTGGTGCAGGAGCTGGTGGGCTCCGGCGGCCTGCAGGTGCTGTACCTGCAGCACAACTTCCTGACGGGCATCGAGatatcgccgtcgtcgtcgctcccctccaccgtctcgCTCTGCCTGATGTACAACTGCATGGTGCCGCCGGTGTACGCGCCGTGCCCGATCAAGGCAGGGTCGCAGAACACGCGGCCGGCCGACCAGTGCCCGGAGTGGAGGGGCTGA